One Flagellimonas sp. CMM7 genomic region harbors:
- a CDS encoding head GIN domain-containing protein produces the protein MKKFFTLSLCLISATIFSQRMIDTEVGDFNKIKVFDLIEVNLIQSDDNRIMIKGRNVDDIIWMNRDGVLKLRMQLDKKFLGEYTLIEVYYTDLDVIDGNEGAKITCNELVKKNKIELRAQEGAKIRIGMDVEYAEIRAVTGGIVQATGLAQNQSIVLNTGGIFDGRDLRTATTDIRVSAGGEADVFASEEVDINIKAGGDVHVYGKPKKVYKSTFVGGRVHIVD, from the coding sequence ATGAAAAAATTCTTTACACTTAGCCTCTGCTTAATTTCCGCCACTATCTTTTCCCAACGCATGATAGATACCGAAGTTGGGGATTTTAATAAAATCAAGGTTTTTGACTTGATTGAAGTGAACTTGATTCAATCAGACGATAATAGGATTATGATAAAGGGTAGAAATGTGGACGATATCATTTGGATGAATAGGGATGGCGTGTTAAAGCTGCGTATGCAATTAGATAAAAAATTCCTAGGAGAATATACCTTGATTGAAGTGTACTATACCGATTTAGATGTTATTGATGGGAATGAAGGTGCAAAAATCACCTGTAATGAATTGGTCAAGAAAAATAAAATTGAGCTTAGAGCCCAAGAAGGTGCAAAAATCCGAATTGGAATGGATGTAGAATATGCAGAGATTAGGGCGGTAACAGGAGGTATTGTCCAGGCTACAGGGCTAGCGCAAAATCAAAGTATTGTTTTAAATACAGGAGGAATTTTTGATGGAAGGGATTTAAGAACGGCAACTACGGATATTAGAGTTTCTGCCGGTGGTGAAGCGGATGTTTTTGCATCTGAAGAAGTAGATATCAATATAAAAGCAGGTGGTGATGTACATGTATACGGAAAACCTAAAAAGGTATACAAAAGCACATTTGTTGGAGGTAGGGTTCACATAGTAGATTAA
- a CDS encoding bifunctional 3-deoxy-7-phosphoheptulonate synthase/chorismate mutase type II yields MENKKEMRTWLDDMDLPHPLVIAGPCSAETEDQVLKIAHDLKDTDVNYYRAGIWKPRTRPGNFEGVGAIGLKWLQKVKEETGLKTATEVANRAHVDLALEHDVDLLWIGARSTVSPFIVQEIADALEGTDKIVLIKNPVNPDLSLWLGAVERLYSADIKNLGVIHRGFSTYEKTKYRNIPEWQMAIELQSKFPDLPIINDPSHITGKRDMIFDVSQTALDLNFDGLMIETHHDPDNAWSDAAQQVTPERLVQIMGDLRIRKETDQEAEYNSKLSNLRAQIDVIDNQIIDILGKRMKVSGGIGTLKKQKNVAVLQTNRWNAILGKMILEGESQGLSEEFVLRMFKAIHQESINHQEKIINA; encoded by the coding sequence ATGGAAAACAAGAAGGAAATGAGAACATGGTTGGATGATATGGATTTACCACATCCATTGGTTATAGCAGGCCCCTGCAGTGCCGAGACAGAAGACCAAGTATTAAAAATAGCTCACGATTTAAAAGATACTGACGTTAATTACTACCGCGCAGGTATTTGGAAGCCAAGAACACGTCCAGGTAATTTTGAAGGTGTTGGCGCCATTGGATTAAAGTGGTTGCAGAAAGTAAAAGAAGAAACAGGACTAAAAACAGCTACAGAAGTCGCAAATAGGGCCCATGTAGACCTTGCCTTGGAGCACGATGTAGATTTGTTATGGATTGGTGCTCGTTCAACGGTGAGTCCTTTTATTGTTCAGGAGATTGCTGATGCTTTGGAAGGAACGGATAAAATTGTTTTGATAAAGAATCCGGTAAACCCAGACTTGTCTTTGTGGTTGGGGGCTGTTGAACGCTTGTATTCAGCTGACATTAAAAATTTAGGGGTTATCCATAGAGGTTTTTCCACATATGAGAAGACCAAATACAGAAATATTCCAGAATGGCAGATGGCAATTGAGTTACAATCAAAGTTTCCAGATTTGCCTATAATCAATGATCCAAGCCATATTACAGGAAAGCGTGACATGATTTTTGATGTATCGCAAACAGCTTTAGACTTAAATTTTGATGGATTAATGATTGAAACTCACCATGATCCTGATAATGCATGGAGTGACGCCGCCCAACAAGTAACCCCTGAGCGATTGGTACAGATTATGGGTGATCTTCGTATTAGAAAAGAGACAGATCAAGAAGCTGAGTATAACAGCAAACTGAGCAATTTAAGAGCACAGATTGATGTCATTGACAATCAAATTATTGATATTCTTGGGAAGCGAATGAAAGTTTCTGGAGGTATAGGAACACTTAAAAAACAAAAGAACGTAGCGGTTTTACAAACCAACAGATGGAACGCTATTTTAGGTAAGATGATTTTAGAAGGAGAATCCCAAGGACTCAGCGAGGAATTTGTCCTAAGAATGTTCAAGGCGATCCACCAAGAATCTATCAATCATCAAGAGAAGATTATAAACGCCTAG
- a CDS encoding prephenate dehydrogenase: MNVVIVGIGLIGGSFAKDVKLLYPEANILGIDTNESHVEQALELGIIQEQGNYESLASTDLVLISIPVNALVLELPKILDAVGDETVVIDAGSTKKLICKSISNHPKRRNFMACHPIAGTEFSGPSAAINGLYEGKTNIICEVEKTAFKLQEKALEIFQKLKMRIRYMNPEAHDKHIAYVSHLSHISSFMLGKTVIEKEKNERDIFDMAGSGFESTVRLAKSSPDMWTPIFEQNKENVVETLEEYIQNLETFKQLLLNNDFENVHKEMNNTNKIKQILKGIPLTKK, from the coding sequence ATGAATGTGGTCATTGTAGGTATTGGATTGATAGGAGGTTCTTTTGCTAAAGATGTTAAACTACTCTACCCTGAAGCTAACATTTTAGGAATTGATACAAATGAATCTCATGTAGAGCAAGCCTTGGAACTTGGAATCATTCAGGAACAGGGTAATTATGAATCTCTAGCCTCTACAGATCTAGTATTGATCAGTATTCCCGTAAATGCCCTTGTGTTGGAGTTGCCTAAAATATTGGATGCAGTGGGTGATGAAACTGTTGTAATTGATGCTGGATCTACCAAAAAGTTAATTTGTAAATCCATATCTAATCATCCAAAGAGAAGGAATTTTATGGCTTGCCATCCTATTGCTGGAACAGAGTTTTCTGGTCCATCAGCAGCAATTAATGGCTTATACGAAGGCAAAACCAACATTATATGTGAAGTGGAAAAGACAGCTTTCAAGCTTCAAGAAAAAGCATTGGAAATTTTTCAGAAATTAAAAATGCGTATTCGTTATATGAACCCAGAAGCGCATGACAAACATATAGCCTATGTATCGCATTTATCACATATAAGTTCATTTATGTTGGGAAAGACAGTAATTGAAAAAGAAAAAAATGAGCGTGATATTTTTGACATGGCAGGGAGTGGATTTGAAAGTACTGTACGTTTGGCAAAAAGCTCACCGGATATGTGGACGCCAATTTTTGAGCAAAACAAGGAAAATGTCGTAGAGACTTTGGAGGAGTATATCCAAAACTTGGAAACCTTCAAACAGCTGCTTTTGAATAATGATTTTGAGAATGTGCATAAAGAAATGAACAATACCAATAAAATAAAACAAATACTAAAAGGAATACCACTTACAAAAAAATAG
- a CDS encoding pyridoxal phosphate-dependent aminotransferase, which translates to MMITADRLHSVQEYYFSKKLREVRSLIDEGRPIINMGIGSPDLPPSKETVATLQHVLEDSKAHQYQSYQGLPELREEMANFYASRFGVHVNPNTELLPLMGSKEGIMHISMAFLNVGDEVLIPNPGYPTYTSVTNLVGAKPVMYDLTAENGWLPDIRELERMNLSKVKLMWISYPNMPTGARINMSKMKELIAFARANNILVVNDNPYSFVLNDDPTSILQVEGSKEVALELNSLSKTFNMAGWRVGMVLGSHEHITAVLKIKSNMDSGMFYGIQKGAITALQSGVGWFKNLDEVYERRRKLMFELVDKLGATYDTNTAGMFVWAKLPNDSKSSEAFIDEVLYDKNIFIAPGTIFGSNGEGYIRFSLCVKEEKIKEAIARF; encoded by the coding sequence ATCATGATAACTGCAGACAGACTACATAGTGTTCAAGAATACTATTTCTCTAAAAAATTAAGGGAGGTCAGAAGTTTGATTGATGAGGGTAGACCTATAATCAATATGGGAATTGGTAGCCCAGATTTACCTCCATCAAAAGAAACTGTCGCCACATTACAACATGTTTTGGAAGACAGTAAAGCACACCAATATCAGAGTTATCAGGGCCTTCCAGAACTTCGTGAAGAAATGGCCAATTTTTACGCTTCACGTTTTGGAGTTCATGTGAATCCCAATACCGAGCTTTTACCTCTCATGGGCTCTAAAGAGGGTATTATGCACATTAGTATGGCCTTTTTGAATGTTGGGGATGAAGTGTTAATACCAAATCCAGGTTACCCTACCTATACTTCCGTCACAAATTTAGTGGGGGCAAAACCTGTCATGTATGATTTGACAGCTGAAAATGGTTGGCTTCCAGATATAAGGGAATTGGAGCGAATGAACCTGTCAAAGGTGAAATTAATGTGGATAAGCTATCCTAACATGCCCACTGGTGCAAGGATTAATATGTCCAAAATGAAAGAACTCATTGCATTTGCTAGAGCTAACAATATACTGGTTGTAAATGACAATCCTTACAGTTTTGTTCTGAATGACGATCCTACCAGTATTTTACAGGTTGAAGGCTCAAAAGAGGTGGCCTTAGAATTAAATTCTTTGAGTAAAACCTTTAATATGGCTGGTTGGAGAGTGGGAATGGTGCTCGGTAGTCATGAACATATTACAGCGGTTTTAAAAATTAAGAGCAATATGGACTCAGGTATGTTTTATGGAATCCAAAAAGGAGCCATAACAGCATTGCAAAGTGGGGTAGGTTGGTTCAAGAATTTAGATGAAGTTTATGAAAGACGAAGGAAACTTATGTTTGAACTAGTTGATAAACTTGGAGCAACTTACGATACCAATACAGCGGGTATGTTTGTTTGGGCTAAGTTGCCCAATGACTCTAAATCCTCTGAAGCTTTTATTGATGAGGTATTGTATGATAAAAATATTTTCATAGCGCCCGGAACTATTTTTGGGAGTAATGGTGAGGGATACATACGGTTTTCACTTTGTGTGAAAGAGGAAAAAATTAAGGAAGCTATAGCTAGATTTTAG
- a CDS encoding prephenate dehydratase has protein sequence MSLKVAIQGIKGSNHHQVAKDFFGDNIDLLECLSFDAIIEHLQKGSTDKGIMAIENSIAGSIIPNYNLVYHNNMHIIGEHYLNIHHNLMVLKGCSFTDIEEVHSHPMALLQCKEFFKKYPKVKLVEDVDTAETAKRIKEGQLTNIAAIAPKVAAELYNLDIIASEIQTIKNNATRFIILKKQNKVLPREEINKASLRFITDHKRGSLATVLNVMSDCNLNLTKIQSLPVIETPWKYAFFVDVTFDAYNQFTKAKSLLEIMSEDFRVLGEYKNALIS, from the coding sequence ATGAGTTTAAAAGTTGCAATACAAGGAATTAAGGGATCTAACCACCATCAAGTGGCAAAGGATTTTTTTGGGGATAATATAGATTTGTTGGAGTGTCTTTCTTTTGATGCCATTATAGAGCATTTGCAAAAAGGTTCGACGGATAAAGGAATTATGGCCATAGAGAATTCCATAGCTGGGTCTATAATTCCCAATTACAATCTAGTGTACCATAATAATATGCACATTATTGGTGAACATTATTTAAACATTCATCATAATTTAATGGTTTTAAAAGGTTGTTCGTTTACAGATATCGAGGAAGTACACTCACACCCAATGGCTTTATTACAGTGTAAGGAGTTTTTTAAGAAGTACCCAAAGGTGAAATTGGTTGAAGATGTAGATACAGCTGAGACTGCCAAACGTATCAAAGAAGGTCAATTAACTAATATTGCTGCCATTGCACCTAAAGTTGCTGCAGAATTATATAATTTGGATATTATTGCCTCTGAGATTCAGACTATTAAAAATAACGCCACACGTTTTATCATACTAAAAAAACAGAATAAAGTTTTGCCACGCGAAGAAATCAACAAGGCCTCTTTGAGATTTATTACGGACCATAAACGGGGAAGTTTGGCAACAGTATTGAATGTTATGAGTGATTGTAATTTGAATTTGACAAAAATCCAGTCTCTCCCCGTGATTGAAACCCCCTGGAAATATGCCTTTTTCGTGGATGTTACGTTTGATGCATACAACCAATTCACAAAAGCGAAATCATTACTGGAAATTATGTCTGAAGATTTTAGGGTTTTGGGCGAATACAAAAATGCATTGATATCATGA
- the gldA gene encoding gliding motility-associated ABC transporter ATP-binding subunit GldA, which translates to MSITVNNITKTFGKQKALNNVSFSIDKGEIVGFLGPNGAGKSTMMRVLTTYYKANSGDAEVNGFDVLKSEREVQKSIGYLPEHNPLYLEMFVKEYLAFNADVYNVSKERIAEVIDQTGLEPEAHKKIGQLSKGYRQRVGLAAALLHDPDVLILDEPTTGLDPNQLVEIRKLIREIGKEKTILLSTHIMKEVEAVCDRVIIINKGEVVADKKMEDLREAKEQIIEVEFDYRVEEILLNKLPNVSHVKNTGGFIYEITFATSKDMRPAVFDFAHDNQLKTLQLSRKNKTLESLFTELTI; encoded by the coding sequence ATGTCCATTACAGTAAACAACATCACCAAGACTTTTGGAAAGCAAAAAGCACTAAATAATGTTTCCTTTTCAATTGATAAGGGAGAAATCGTTGGTTTTTTAGGGCCAAATGGTGCTGGAAAATCAACCATGATGAGGGTTTTGACCACTTATTATAAAGCTAATTCCGGTGATGCAGAAGTAAATGGATTTGATGTTTTAAAATCTGAGCGAGAGGTTCAAAAAAGTATTGGCTACTTACCAGAGCACAATCCACTTTACCTAGAAATGTTTGTAAAGGAATACTTGGCTTTTAACGCCGATGTATATAATGTTTCCAAAGAACGTATTGCCGAAGTAATTGATCAAACTGGTCTTGAGCCCGAAGCCCACAAGAAAATAGGTCAGTTATCTAAAGGGTACCGTCAACGTGTTGGCTTGGCAGCAGCTTTATTGCATGATCCTGATGTGCTGATCTTGGATGAGCCCACTACTGGACTTGACCCCAATCAATTGGTTGAAATACGAAAACTAATAAGAGAAATTGGCAAGGAAAAGACCATACTGCTTTCTACCCATATTATGAAGGAAGTTGAAGCTGTTTGTGATCGTGTCATCATTATTAATAAAGGAGAAGTGGTGGCAGATAAAAAAATGGAAGATCTTAGAGAGGCAAAAGAGCAAATAATAGAAGTGGAGTTCGATTATAGAGTTGAAGAAATATTATTGAATAAATTGCCCAACGTATCCCATGTTAAGAACACTGGAGGCTTTATCTACGAAATCACCTTCGCCACCTCAAAAGATATGAGACCAGCTGTTTTTGATTTTGCTCATGACAACCAACTAAAAACACTACAGCTGAGTAGAAAAAACAAAACCCTCGAGAGTTTGTTTACTGAGTTGACCATTTAA
- a CDS encoding outer membrane beta-barrel family protein, whose amino-acid sequence MKYLYWILFCFVVSSGYCQNRYAISGRVVGEDGNLISIGDVLLYDVNQDKLIKYTQLLDGSFLVEDLPESDYHLKVSVLGYQNFEKKILLDQSRKLQITLKESTTELEEVEVVAAKNPITNKDGNLKIDVKNPVFSAIPDPLDVLSKLPNVQVSANRESISVIGKGNPLIYLGGQRISFEEFTALPVDNIDSIELINNPSAKYEAEGRAVLLVTRKKEVEEGVKVNTSETASFRRNFNNYLTSNGSYSNGKWVVQGNFAYNDLGQWESHTFAFDIPGENIFSDYLVLIPLNKRKEINSGLGFFYPLEKDDYISFSTTFKRQTNKAPIETETFIESEDGEDNIISDSKNDNTKDYFTGNFNYNKRVAKNFDLFTGFQYSSFKQTLDTEISNNFNEGGFNLNETREQEYKINSSAFRVDLEHNISDKLKWELGTNLNETRADAFTEIREIEDGAITIFDFDYKEQLHSVYSTLSGSIKNWVDYNLGLRVEYNKVKGQLEDDVSPLVERENTNLFPKGGLKIKLDSTKTVSVNFARSISRPNFSGTSTIRTFINPFLEGVNDVNLLPTLTNELSTNFQWKNKSIYVTYYQNRNPTYFTIQYNEAFERAILSTINLDKESGFYVGLTLPFSHKKWTSTNTISLNYNKITDDTAAIGNTSPYMYAYSSQQFKIGKDTAIAFGGWLLTRRQEGIFERNSMLVLDTTITKTLFKKLHCAIRLNDITRAMNFEERYAINGVEAEGVYFVDAKEVAFSVKYVFGNSKGLKFKNKDIDENLQRIK is encoded by the coding sequence TTGAAGTATTTGTATTGGATTCTTTTCTGTTTCGTCGTTTCATCGGGCTATTGTCAAAATCGATATGCCATATCCGGAAGGGTAGTTGGTGAAGATGGCAACTTAATATCCATAGGTGATGTTCTACTGTATGATGTGAATCAAGACAAATTGATAAAATATACTCAATTGCTTGATGGAAGTTTCCTTGTGGAAGATCTTCCGGAAAGCGATTATCATTTAAAGGTTTCTGTTCTTGGGTATCAAAACTTTGAAAAAAAAATCCTTCTCGATCAAAGTAGAAAATTACAAATTACATTAAAGGAAAGTACAACTGAGCTTGAGGAAGTGGAAGTGGTGGCAGCCAAAAACCCAATAACTAACAAAGATGGTAACCTAAAGATTGATGTTAAGAACCCAGTTTTTTCTGCAATACCGGACCCCTTGGACGTTTTGTCCAAACTCCCAAATGTTCAAGTATCTGCGAATAGAGAATCCATTTCAGTTATTGGTAAGGGAAATCCTTTGATTTATTTAGGAGGTCAGCGAATCAGTTTTGAAGAATTTACCGCTTTGCCAGTGGATAATATAGATAGTATTGAATTGATCAACAATCCCTCTGCAAAATATGAGGCTGAGGGCAGGGCAGTGCTGTTGGTTACAAGAAAAAAAGAAGTAGAGGAAGGTGTAAAAGTGAATACGAGTGAAACGGCTTCTTTCAGAAGAAATTTCAACAATTATTTAACTTCGAATGGAAGTTATTCCAATGGAAAATGGGTTGTTCAAGGAAACTTTGCCTATAATGATCTAGGGCAATGGGAAAGTCATACGTTTGCATTTGATATCCCTGGGGAAAATATTTTTTCAGATTATCTGGTATTGATTCCGTTGAACAAACGTAAAGAAATAAATAGTGGTTTGGGTTTCTTCTATCCCTTAGAAAAAGATGATTACATTTCATTCAGTACAACCTTTAAGAGACAAACGAATAAGGCTCCCATAGAAACTGAAACTTTTATTGAAAGTGAAGATGGGGAAGACAATATTATCTCGGATTCCAAAAACGATAATACCAAGGATTATTTCACCGGTAATTTTAACTATAATAAAAGAGTGGCTAAAAACTTTGATCTTTTTACGGGATTTCAGTACTCTTCTTTTAAACAAACCTTAGACACGGAAATATCTAATAATTTTAATGAAGGTGGATTTAATTTAAATGAAACGAGGGAGCAAGAGTATAAAATAAATTCTTCGGCATTTAGAGTGGATTTAGAGCATAACATTTCAGATAAATTGAAATGGGAACTTGGAACAAACCTTAATGAAACTAGGGCAGATGCTTTTACCGAGATACGGGAAATAGAAGATGGTGCGATAACTATTTTTGATTTTGACTATAAGGAGCAGTTGCACTCGGTATATTCTACATTATCCGGAAGTATAAAAAATTGGGTGGATTACAATTTGGGATTACGGGTTGAGTATAATAAAGTTAAGGGGCAACTTGAAGATGATGTTTCTCCACTGGTTGAGCGAGAGAACACCAACCTATTTCCCAAAGGAGGCTTGAAAATAAAACTAGATAGTACAAAAACGGTATCGGTAAATTTTGCGCGAAGTATTTCCCGTCCAAATTTTAGTGGTACAAGTACGATAAGAACATTTATCAATCCTTTTTTGGAAGGAGTCAATGACGTGAACTTATTACCAACATTGACCAATGAACTGTCTACCAACTTTCAATGGAAAAATAAGTCTATATATGTTACTTATTACCAAAATAGAAATCCTACATATTTCACCATCCAATACAATGAAGCGTTTGAAAGGGCTATTCTATCTACAATAAACTTGGACAAGGAATCTGGATTTTATGTTGGATTGACCCTGCCATTTTCACATAAAAAATGGACTTCCACCAATACAATCAGTCTTAACTATAACAAAATAACAGACGATACGGCAGCTATTGGCAATACAAGTCCATACATGTATGCATATTCCAGTCAACAATTCAAAATTGGAAAGGATACTGCAATTGCTTTTGGGGGATGGCTGTTGACAAGAAGGCAAGAAGGTATTTTTGAACGTAATAGTATGTTGGTGCTAGATACCACTATTACAAAAACATTATTTAAAAAACTACACTGTGCAATTCGTTTAAACGATATTACAAGAGCGATGAACTTTGAAGAAAGGTATGCAATTAATGGTGTTGAGGCAGAAGGTGTCTATTTTGTAGACGCAAAAGAGGTTGCATTTTCTGTAAAATATGTTTTTGGTAACTCTAAGGGCCTTAAATTTAAAAACAAAGATATAGACGAGAACTTACAAAGAATTAAATAG
- a CDS encoding response regulator transcription factor: MQKPFLFIVFLIFGFQLSAQNAISGFVNLENPEEWETNVRLSKLSLSNLEKEGDGKSVAIAKIGKDGSFAFNKKYISESNKLYRLSIKRIREVINDTVKKEVDFILSNKDLIKFKKGKKLFANFETTNSAQLEWQKFKSFESNLVGQYLSSEEMTLPRKGYVKDSLQILMVKLIGIKQLESKQLLDTDIAQNEAYYLNLLLELQASDLDPLAYAFLEKKLAYLANVYLKKELQQSRWINFGLLSMVLLLGFATIKIRRKRQESMISVLSKQEKTVRNLILQGKSNKEIANELFISLSTVKTHITNIYSKLNVANRQELLQKSTGTST; this comes from the coding sequence ATGCAGAAACCCTTTTTATTTATCGTTTTTCTCATATTCGGTTTTCAACTTTCAGCTCAAAATGCTATTTCCGGTTTTGTCAATCTAGAAAACCCGGAAGAGTGGGAGACGAATGTGCGGTTAAGTAAGTTGTCATTAAGCAATCTGGAAAAAGAAGGTGATGGAAAATCGGTTGCAATTGCCAAAATTGGAAAAGATGGTTCTTTTGCTTTTAATAAAAAGTACATTTCAGAATCAAACAAACTTTACCGTCTTTCAATTAAGCGGATTAGAGAGGTAATAAATGATACGGTAAAAAAGGAAGTAGATTTTATTCTTTCCAACAAAGACCTTATAAAATTTAAAAAGGGAAAAAAGCTGTTTGCCAATTTTGAAACCACCAATAGTGCACAATTGGAATGGCAAAAGTTCAAGAGCTTTGAGTCCAATTTAGTTGGACAGTATTTATCTTCTGAAGAAATGACACTGCCTAGAAAAGGCTATGTAAAAGATTCACTTCAAATATTGATGGTAAAATTAATTGGCATTAAACAGTTGGAAAGCAAACAGTTGTTGGATACCGATATTGCCCAAAATGAAGCATACTATCTAAACTTACTTTTAGAGTTACAAGCAAGCGATTTGGATCCTTTGGCCTATGCGTTTTTAGAGAAGAAATTGGCTTATTTGGCTAACGTATACCTAAAAAAGGAGTTGCAACAAAGTAGATGGATAAACTTTGGATTACTCTCTATGGTTCTACTATTGGGTTTTGCAACCATAAAAATAAGAAGAAAGCGGCAAGAATCAATGATTTCCGTTTTAAGCAAGCAGGAGAAGACTGTCCGTAACCTTATACTTCAAGGAAAAAGCAATAAGGAGATTGCCAATGAACTTTTTATAAGCCTTAGCACGGTTAAAACGCACATTACCAACATTTACAGCAAATTAAATGTTGCCAACAGGCAAGAACTACTGCAAAAGAGTACGGGTACTAGTACCTAA
- a CDS encoding aspartate aminotransferase family protein, which produces MKKEFASLELSKEAMKAYGNQVIDAIIEHYHTQNSKLPVAKGSREEMDSLFLEEAPEKGSEPLDVLNFVLEKVMTNSTDMSHPKSYSFVPGPSNYVSVMADTLATGFNIFSGGWVASPAAAELEIITLQWLLKIFGFPQKKGGGIFTSGGSMANLTALTTARRIKCGEDFSKAVIYLSDQAHSSNIKAIRVLGFKKEQIRIIPTDIEFKFAINKLKNCIAKDKLEGLFPFCLIATSGTTNTGTIDPLSELAAICKKEDIWFHIDGAYGAAAILSAKGKQLLKGIEKADSLTVDPHKWFFQPYEMGCLLVRNHKHLSHTFTEKPEYLRDIEGNTSEINFYDHGIQLTRMFRALKFYMSLKTYGLKEFRNAITYNIDLAEEVETLLRSSKHWQVVFPATLAIINFRYNPISKKRSKKELDAINQYISERVVSSRKALLVTTVLHGKTVLRMCLINPRTTLEDVKETLALCEEFANDRI; this is translated from the coding sequence ATGAAAAAAGAATTTGCTAGCTTGGAATTATCAAAAGAAGCAATGAAAGCGTATGGCAACCAAGTTATAGATGCTATAATTGAACATTACCATACTCAAAACAGTAAACTCCCCGTAGCTAAGGGATCTAGGGAAGAAATGGATTCCCTTTTTCTGGAAGAAGCACCGGAAAAGGGGTCTGAGCCATTGGATGTACTCAATTTTGTTTTGGAAAAGGTGATGACCAATAGCACGGATATGTCTCACCCAAAATCATACTCTTTTGTTCCCGGCCCAAGCAACTACGTTAGCGTAATGGCTGATACTCTTGCAACCGGTTTCAATATTTTTTCTGGAGGGTGGGTAGCATCCCCTGCAGCTGCCGAATTGGAAATTATAACACTGCAATGGTTGTTAAAAATATTTGGATTTCCGCAGAAAAAAGGAGGCGGTATTTTTACCAGTGGAGGTTCCATGGCTAATTTAACCGCATTAACTACAGCTAGGAGAATTAAATGTGGTGAGGATTTCTCAAAAGCGGTCATATATCTTTCTGATCAGGCCCATTCATCAAACATTAAGGCAATTCGTGTCTTGGGATTTAAAAAGGAGCAGATCAGAATAATACCAACAGATATTGAATTTAAATTTGCCATAAACAAGCTTAAAAACTGTATTGCGAAAGATAAGTTAGAAGGGCTTTTCCCTTTTTGTTTAATAGCCACTTCTGGTACTACAAATACCGGAACTATAGATCCTCTTTCTGAGCTTGCAGCTATTTGTAAAAAAGAAGACATCTGGTTCCACATTGATGGGGCTTATGGTGCGGCCGCAATTCTATCTGCAAAGGGAAAACAACTTTTAAAAGGTATTGAAAAAGCCGATTCTTTAACGGTAGATCCCCATAAATGGTTTTTTCAACCTTATGAAATGGGATGTCTTTTGGTAAGAAACCATAAACATTTGAGCCATACTTTCACTGAAAAACCTGAATATCTTAGGGATATTGAAGGAAATACTTCAGAAATTAATTTTTATGACCACGGTATTCAACTTACGAGAATGTTTAGGGCTCTTAAGTTTTATATGTCATTAAAAACCTATGGGCTTAAAGAATTTAGAAATGCCATTACCTATAATATAGATCTGGCCGAAGAAGTAGAAACATTATTGAGAAGCAGTAAGCATTGGCAAGTTGTTTTTCCAGCTACCTTGGCAATCATTAACTTTAGGTATAATCCAATTTCAAAAAAACGTTCAAAAAAAGAGTTGGATGCTATCAATCAATATATTTCAGAAAGGGTGGTTTCTTCTAGAAAGGCATTGTTGGTGACCACTGTATTACACGGCAAAACGGTCTTACGGATGTGCCTCATCAACCCAAGAACAACATTAGAAGATGTAAAAGAAACATTGGCCCTCTGTGAAGAATTTGCAAATGACCGTATCTAA
- a CDS encoding group III truncated hemoglobin, which yields MARVQIETRKEVRLLVTQFYEKVRKDAEIGHFFNETIDDWPTHMDKLVDFWETNLFFVQKYKGNPLVVHAELDEKMNHQITNYHFGIWLRHWIETIDANFVGENAEKAKQRARNISVRMFMTIFEHRKRLPSN from the coding sequence ATGGCAAGAGTGCAAATAGAAACACGCAAAGAGGTTCGCCTATTGGTAACCCAGTTCTACGAAAAAGTAAGAAAGGATGCCGAAATAGGTCATTTCTTCAATGAAACCATTGATGATTGGCCCACTCATATGGACAAATTGGTAGATTTCTGGGAAACCAATTTATTTTTTGTTCAGAAGTATAAAGGGAATCCTTTGGTTGTCCATGCAGAGTTGGATGAAAAGATGAACCACCAAATAACTAATTATCATTTTGGAATTTGGTTACGGCATTGGATTGAAACCATAGACGCCAATTTTGTGGGCGAAAATGCGGAAAAAGCAAAACAAAGAGCCCGAAACATAAGTGTGAGAATGTTCATGACGATTTTTGAACATCGCAAGCGTTTGCCCTCCAATTAA